From Bombyx mori chromosome 3, ASM3026992v2, the proteins below share one genomic window:
- the LOC134201570 gene encoding uncharacterized protein LOC134201570 isoform X2: protein MPLTRNQDRQQRREDDAIPAADANANENHEEHDSPHDRPHAESRSNNSTFNLDDVSALMASLQRSQAETFKNIMSYVMEQRSSTPAPPPMPPVNVDGTLARCRASFSGAPGESVEAFIDAIESYTECVQVSDANIIRGLAMLLSADAATWWLGLKHHISTWNEAKENLIYAYGTRLPPHRIYLEIFASPQDNENTDKFVARIRALMAKLPRDDITEKVQLDMIYGLLHNRIRTRLRREEITSFNSLLNHARNIEDSIEETQSRPVSSTSGVRSIRAQPAQAASRPEPCAARARAPAPRARFPNSAAAVVPATAVPVAVAQPAAATPAAAVPGSAERFVTTKKQRPVCSYCKRFGHAREQCRKLNNRGEQSQSNFSEGVQNDNNAFYSVQCNVNNTISSNLPVQNAMYDVKQHDKNNFLSNFECQNFCNRDANINYATINRGPTSRKSYFHACNDSVSKNINCNCTSNNEMPTFCDSHVLYNQDVRTKCKNLNICYNQGTRPKCKNSILPYNQIIEPNCNNLKFSTNHDCDTKGSNFGKINECVEIDNCLNFNYCTCEGSVVASMYDRESDDRYLHLRPIFKIQVLGKQGTALIDTAAKHCIAGHTLYALLLHKGHPLTPSTRRVKLADGHVRNMDVLTTILPVRLEHIVINIPFIIFPDSNDNETLLGIDFINAAKVIIDFHRHEWYFSTDAKVHYKLLFEPMSRGVCIASTNMLRDDEGMHLQSAERQALSEFLIRHESIFTAGGGPTPFIEHCIDTGDHPPIAVPPYRLNPSKKETMKNEIEKMLADDIIEECESAWCSPALMIPKSNEGFQQHLQDLEAVFSRLSEFKLHVNREKCTFAKERVRYLGHVITPDGVSPDPEKVSAVLNMLEPSNLKHLKTFLQTCSWFRKFIPNFSNIAEPLTRLTKKNYTWSWGPEQTQAFKELKRLLTTAPVLVQANFKQPLVLRTDASNYALGAVLAQGEGKDERPIEYASRLLTAAERNYSTTEREALAVVWAVERFRPYLDGQPIIIGSDHQPLRWLLSLKSPAGRLVRWALKLQEFDIRFEYTPGKANVVADTLSRPICSNETQNNCGICSVICDLPTKSPTQLRQDQLTDPEIQKIVTELEGVDELAAKRWSERGFLMEQGVLYRLNPDSDAEAPQLVIPAHQVTDILKELHDAPTAGHAGIDRTYQQVSRLFYFTGMRRIITDYVKACIHCQRYKAANTKPPGLLQTPVMNQRNEVLAVDLFGPLPPGKQGERWILLIEDTATRWTELFPLKEATAEACAHVLIEEYFMRFGLPRRLVSDNGVQFISAVMRQCMSILGIKQNLIPLYHPEANPAERKNRDLKTLLAQLVECDHTSWPNMLPVIRFALNNAKCRTTGMSPAYLSFGREMRSPTEVAHDLRAVLDKDNFVPQITPYLRKFVNSFSAVRERVETLQDKAKGYADRSRRPIETFNEGDMVLIKSHVFSKSANGLTSKFVPKRDGPYRIVKKVSPTTYHVAHVDKPDEVLGKYHVNDLTLYRENQSDALPRPVMPKKKRGRPPNNVKTDSRVPGHMTTRHAEPCAEAPRLSPAAGGMVGLAPVPQPSSNEMLVQERGRPPGLEGEYVANRPVRHSRGRMPARYT from the exons atgcctttaactagaaatcaagatcgccagcaacgtcgcgaagacgacgctattcctgctgcagatgcaaatgccaacgaaaatcacgaggagcatgatagcccccatgatcgcccccacgccgaatcacgtagcaacaattctacgttcaacctggatgatgtttcagcgttgatggcctcgctgcaacgttcgcaggccgaaacatttaagaacattatgtcgtacgtgatggaacaaagatcgtcgactccggcacctccgccgatgcccccagtgaacgtagatggtaccttggcgcgttgcagagcttctttcagcggtgcacctggtgaatctgttgaggcctttatagatgcaattgaaagttatacagaatgcgttcaagtatctgacgctaacatcatacgaggcctagccatgcttttgtctgctgacgcagctacgtggtggctaggattaaagcatcacatctccacttggaacgaagccaaagaaaatttaatatatgcatatggcacccgccttccaccacatagaatatatttggaaatatttgcttccccgcaggataacgaaaacacagacaagtttgttgctcgtattcgtgcgcttatggcaaagctaccgcgggatgatattactgaaaaagtacaacttgatatgatatacgggttgcttcataatagaatacgcacaagattgcgccgtgaagaaatcacatctttcaattcattattaaaccatgctcggaatatagaagattcgatagaggagactcaatcgagaccagtgtcgtccactagtggtgtgcgttcgatccgtgcccagccggcccaggctgcgagtcggcctgaacCGTGCGCCGCTCGTGCGAGGGCCCCGGCGCCGCGCGCGCGCTTTCCAAACTCCGCCGCGGCCGTCGTGCCCGCCACCGCTGTGCCTGTCGCTGTCGCCCAGCCTGCCGCTGCCACGCCTGCCGCTGCTGTGCCAGGTTCTGCAGAGCGattcgtgaccacgaagaaacagcgtccagtgtgctcctactgcaaacggtttggacatgcacgggaacagtgccgtaagttaaacaaccgaggtgagcaaagtcaatctaacttttccgagggtgtgcaaaatgacaataatgcgttttatagtgttcagtgtaatgttaataacacaattagttctaatttacctgttcagaatgcaatgtatgatgttaagcagcatgacaaaaataattttctgagtaattttgaatgtcaaaatttttgtaaccgggatgcaaatattaattatgctaccattaacagaggccctacttccagaaaatcttattttcatgcctgtaatgattctgtgtcaaagaatattaactgtaattgcactagtaataatgagatgccaaccttttgtgattctcatgttttatataatcaggatgttcggacaaagtgtaaaaatttaaatatttgttataaccagggaactagacctaaatgtaagaactcaattttaccttataatcaaataattgaaccaaattgtaataatttaaaattttcaactaaccatgactgtgacacaaaaggcagtaattttggaaaaattaacgaatgtgtggaaattgataattgtttgaattttaattattgtacatgtgAGGGAAGTGTTGTAGCGTCCATGTACGACCGTGAGAGTGATGATAGGTATTTGCATTTACggcctattttcaaaattcaagttcTCGGTAAACAGGGTACTGCACTTATAGATACAGCAGCTAAGCATTGTATTGCTGGTCACACGCTGTATGCTCTCCTTCTGCATAAGGGTCACCCTCTTACTCCCTCCACTAGGCGAGTCAAACTTGCTGATGGGCATGTTCGGAATATGGATGTATTGACAACCATATTACCAGTGAGGTTAGAACACATAGTGATTAATATTCCATTTATAATCTTCCCTGattctaatgataatgaaactttactgggtattgattttattaatgctgccaaagttattattgattttcatcgtcatgaatggtattttagtactgatgctaag GtgcattataaattactttttgaacctatgtctcgtggtgtgtgcatagcttctactaacatgcttcgggatgatgaaggcatgcacttgcaatcagctgagcgccaagcattatctgagttccttattcggcatgaaagtatttttacagcAGGGGGAGGTCCGACACCATTCATAGAACATTGCATAGACACCGGAGATCACCCCCCGATAGCTGTGCCGCCCTATCGCCTTAACCCTTCCAAGAAGGAGACGATGAAGAATGAAATAGAGAAGATGCTGGCAGATGACATCATTGAAGAGTGCGAATCCGCCTGGTGCTCTCCTGCATTGATGATACCGAAGTCCAATG aaggaTTCCAGCAACACCTACAAGATCTGGAAGCTGTTTTTAGTCGTTTGTCTGAATTTAAACTTCACGTAAACAGAGAGAAGTGCACTTTTGCCAAAGAAAGGGTCCGTTATCTGGGCCACGTCATCACTCCAGACGGTGTGTCTCCTGACCCTGAGAAGGTCAGTGCTGTCCTTAATATGCTGGAACCATCTaacctaaaacatttaaaaacttttctccAAACATGCTCTTGGTTCAGGAAGTTTATTCCAAACTTTTCAAATATAGCAGAACCGCTTACTCGACTGACCAAGAAGAATTACACATGGAGCTGGGGACCTGAACAAACACAGGCATTCAAAGAATTGAAGCGTCTGCTGACCACGGCGCCCGTACTTGTTCAAGCGAATTTTAAACAACCCTTAGTACTGCGTACCGACGCGAGCAACTATGCACTTGGCGCAGTTTTAGCTCAAGGGGAAGGCAAGGACGAAAGGCCTATCGAGTATGCTAGCCGCCTACTCACCGCAGCGGAGCGCAACTACTCTACTACAGAACGAGAAGCGCTTGCTGTAGTCTGGGCCGTGGAGCGTTTCAGGCCATACCTCGACGGCCAACCAATTATTATAGGCAGTGACCACCAACCCTTGCGTTGGTTGCTTTCTTTAAAGTCTCCTGCTGGTAGGTTGGTCCGTTGGGCGCTTAAACTCCAAGAATTTGACATCAGATTCGAGTACACCCCAGGAAAAGCTAACGTTGTCGCTGACACGTTAAGTAGACCGATCTGTTCcaacgaaacacaaaataactgcggcatctgttctgtcatttgcgacctgcccaccaagtcacctacccagttacgtcaagaccagttgactgatccggaaatacagaagatcgtcacagaactggaaggagtggatgaacttgctgctaaaagatggtcagaaagaggatttctaatggaacaaggtgttttatatcgacttaatccggattctgatgccgaggctccacaattagtcattcctgcccatcaagtgaccgacattctcaaagagcttcacgatgcccctaccgctggacatgcaggaattgaccggacttaccaacaagtctcacgtctgttctacttcacaggaatgagaagaatcataaccgactatgtaaaggcatgtatccattgtcaacgctataaggctgctaataccaagcctccaggtctattgcagacgccggtgatgaaccagcgcaacgaggtcttggcagttgatcttttcggcccgttaccacctggaaaacagggggagcgttggatcttgctaatagaagatactgctacgaggtggacagaacttttcccattgaaggaagctactgctgaggcgtgtgcacatgtcctcatagaggagtattttatgaggttcggtcttccacgccgactagtttctgataatggcgtacaatttatttcggcagtcatgcgtcaatgcatgtccatcctggggataaagcaaaaccttatccCTCTCTATCACCCAGAAGCAAACCCCGCCGAACGTAAAAACAGAGATCTTAAGACTTTATTAGCACAACTCGTGGAATGTGACCACACTTCCTGGCCAAACATGTTACCAGTGATTCGATTCGCTCTTAATAACGCTAAATGTCGCACCACAGGTATGTCACCTGCTTACTTGTCATTTGGCAGAGAGATGAGGTCCCCCACAGAAGTTGCCCATGACCTTCGTGCTGTTCTAGACAAAGATAACTTTGTTCCCCAAATAACTCCCTATCTCAGGAAATTTGTTAACTCCTTTTCAGCGGTGCGCGAACGTGTAGAGACGCTTCAAGATAAAGCTAAAGGGTATGCTGATCGTTCGAGACGGCccattgaaacattcaacgaaGGTGACATGGTTCTCATCAAATCACATGTCTTCAGTAAGAGCGCTAATGGCCTTACTTCTAAGTTTGTTCCAAAACGCGATGGTCCGTATCGCATCGTTAAAAAGGTCAGCCCTACTACTTACCACGTCGCGCATGTTGACAAACCTGATGAAGTTTTAGGGAAATAtcatgtgaacgatctcactctataccgtgagaatcagagtgatgctcttccgcggccggtgatgcctaaaaagaaacgtggtcgtcccccaaataatgttaaaacagattctcgagttccagggcatatgacgacacggcatgctgaaccatgtgctgaagctccacgtctttctcccgcagctggtggtatggttggtcttgcgcctgtccctcagcccagtagtaatgagatgctagtccaggagcgagggcgtcctccaggactagagggggagtatgtagcaaaccgaccggtacgtcactctcgcggccgtatgcccgctcgctatacatag
- the LOC134201570 gene encoding uncharacterized protein LOC134201570 isoform X1, which yields MPLTRNQDRQQRREDDAIPAADANANENHEEHDSPHDRPHAESRSNNSTFNLDDVSALMASLQRSQAETFKNIMSYVMEQRSSTPAPPPMPPVNVDGTLARCRASFSGAPGESVEAFIDAIESYTECVQVSDANIIRGLAMLLSADAATWWLGLKHHISTWNEAKENLIYAYGTRLPPHRIYLEIFASPQDNENTDKFVARIRALMAKLPRDDITEKVQLDMIYGLLHNRIRTRLRREEITSFNSLLNHARNIEDSIEETQSRPVSSTSGVRSIRAQPAQAASRPEPCAARARAPAPRARFPNSAAAVVPATAVPVAVAQPAAATPAAAVPGSAERFVTTKKQRPVCSYCKRFGHAREQCRKLNNRGEQSQSNFSEGVQNDNNAFYSVQCNVNNTISSNLPVQNAMYDVKQHDKNNFLSNFECQNFCNRDANINYATINRGPTSRKSYFHACNDSVSKNINCNCTSNNEMPTFCDSHVLYNQDVRTKCKNLNICYNQGTRPKCKNSILPYNQIIEPNCNNLKFSTNHDCDTKGSNFGKINECVEIDNCLNFNYCTCEGSVVASMYDRESDDRYLHLRPIFKIQVLGKQGTALIDTAAKHCIAGHTLYALLLHKGHPLTPSTRRVKLADGHVRNMDVLTTILPVRLEHIVINIPFIIFPDSNDNETLLGIDFINAAKVIIDFHRHEWYFSTDAKVHYKLLFEPMSRGVCIASTNMLRDDEGMHLQSAERQALSEFLIRHESIFTAGGGPTPFIEHCIDTGDHPPIAVPPYRLNPSKKETMKNEIEKMLADDIIEECESAWCSPALMIPKSNGNVRFCVDYRRLNEVTKSDTYPLPRIDDLLQSTKKNCYMTTIDLRSSYWQVMVREADRDKTAFVCPLGTYRFKRMPFGLKNAPATFQRLIDRLRSCAALKDVTVLAYLDDLLIISEGFQQHLQDLEAVFSRLSEFKLHVNREKCTFAKERVRYLGHVITPDGVSPDPEKVSAVLNMLEPSNLKHLKTFLQTCSWFRKFIPNFSNIAEPLTRLTKKNYTWSWGPEQTQAFKELKRLLTTAPVLVQANFKQPLVLRTDASNYALGAVLAQGEGKDERPIEYASRLLTAAERNYSTTEREALAVVWAVERFRPYLDGQPIIIGSDHQPLRWLLSLKSPAGRLVRWALKLQEFDIRFEYTPGKANVVADTLSRPICSNETQNNCGICSVICDLPTKSPTQLRQDQLTDPEIQKIVTELEGVDELAAKRWSERGFLMEQGVLYRLNPDSDAEAPQLVIPAHQVTDILKELHDAPTAGHAGIDRTYQQVSRLFYFTGMRRIITDYVKACIHCQRYKAANTKPPGLLQTPVMNQRNEVLAVDLFGPLPPGKQGERWILLIEDTATRWTELFPLKEATAEACAHVLIEEYFMRFGLPRRLVSDNGVQFISAVMRQCMSILGIKQNLIPLYHPEANPAERKNRDLKTLLAQLVECDHTSWPNMLPVIRFALNNAKCRTTGMSPAYLSFGREMRSPTEVAHDLRAVLDKDNFVPQITPYLRKFVNSFSAVRERVETLQDKAKGYADRSRRPIETFNEGDMVLIKSHVFSKSANGLTSKFVPKRDGPYRIVKKVSPTTYHVAHVDKPDEVLGKYHVNDLTLYRENQSDALPRPVMPKKKRGRPPNNVKTDSRVPGHMTTRHAEPCAEAPRLSPAAGGMVGLAPVPQPSSNEMLVQERGRPPGLEGEYVANRPVRHSRGRMPARYT from the exons atgcctttaactagaaatcaagatcgccagcaacgtcgcgaagacgacgctattcctgctgcagatgcaaatgccaacgaaaatcacgaggagcatgatagcccccatgatcgcccccacgccgaatcacgtagcaacaattctacgttcaacctggatgatgtttcagcgttgatggcctcgctgcaacgttcgcaggccgaaacatttaagaacattatgtcgtacgtgatggaacaaagatcgtcgactccggcacctccgccgatgcccccagtgaacgtagatggtaccttggcgcgttgcagagcttctttcagcggtgcacctggtgaatctgttgaggcctttatagatgcaattgaaagttatacagaatgcgttcaagtatctgacgctaacatcatacgaggcctagccatgcttttgtctgctgacgcagctacgtggtggctaggattaaagcatcacatctccacttggaacgaagccaaagaaaatttaatatatgcatatggcacccgccttccaccacatagaatatatttggaaatatttgcttccccgcaggataacgaaaacacagacaagtttgttgctcgtattcgtgcgcttatggcaaagctaccgcgggatgatattactgaaaaagtacaacttgatatgatatacgggttgcttcataatagaatacgcacaagattgcgccgtgaagaaatcacatctttcaattcattattaaaccatgctcggaatatagaagattcgatagaggagactcaatcgagaccagtgtcgtccactagtggtgtgcgttcgatccgtgcccagccggcccaggctgcgagtcggcctgaacCGTGCGCCGCTCGTGCGAGGGCCCCGGCGCCGCGCGCGCGCTTTCCAAACTCCGCCGCGGCCGTCGTGCCCGCCACCGCTGTGCCTGTCGCTGTCGCCCAGCCTGCCGCTGCCACGCCTGCCGCTGCTGTGCCAGGTTCTGCAGAGCGattcgtgaccacgaagaaacagcgtccagtgtgctcctactgcaaacggtttggacatgcacgggaacagtgccgtaagttaaacaaccgaggtgagcaaagtcaatctaacttttccgagggtgtgcaaaatgacaataatgcgttttatagtgttcagtgtaatgttaataacacaattagttctaatttacctgttcagaatgcaatgtatgatgttaagcagcatgacaaaaataattttctgagtaattttgaatgtcaaaatttttgtaaccgggatgcaaatattaattatgctaccattaacagaggccctacttccagaaaatcttattttcatgcctgtaatgattctgtgtcaaagaatattaactgtaattgcactagtaataatgagatgccaaccttttgtgattctcatgttttatataatcaggatgttcggacaaagtgtaaaaatttaaatatttgttataaccagggaactagacctaaatgtaagaactcaattttaccttataatcaaataattgaaccaaattgtaataatttaaaattttcaactaaccatgactgtgacacaaaaggcagtaattttggaaaaattaacgaatgtgtggaaattgataattgtttgaattttaattattgtacatgtgAGGGAAGTGTTGTAGCGTCCATGTACGACCGTGAGAGTGATGATAGGTATTTGCATTTACggcctattttcaaaattcaagttcTCGGTAAACAGGGTACTGCACTTATAGATACAGCAGCTAAGCATTGTATTGCTGGTCACACGCTGTATGCTCTCCTTCTGCATAAGGGTCACCCTCTTACTCCCTCCACTAGGCGAGTCAAACTTGCTGATGGGCATGTTCGGAATATGGATGTATTGACAACCATATTACCAGTGAGGTTAGAACACATAGTGATTAATATTCCATTTATAATCTTCCCTGattctaatgataatgaaactttactgggtattgattttattaatgctgccaaagttattattgattttcatcgtcatgaatggtattttagtactgatgctaag GtgcattataaattactttttgaacctatgtctcgtggtgtgtgcatagcttctactaacatgcttcgggatgatgaaggcatgcacttgcaatcagctgagcgccaagcattatctgagttccttattcggcatgaaagtatttttacagcAGGGGGAGGTCCGACACCATTCATAGAACATTGCATAGACACCGGAGATCACCCCCCGATAGCTGTGCCGCCCTATCGCCTTAACCCTTCCAAGAAGGAGACGATGAAGAATGAAATAGAGAAGATGCTGGCAGATGACATCATTGAAGAGTGCGAATCCGCCTGGTGCTCTCCTGCATTGATGATACCGAAGTCCAATGGTAATGTAAGATTCTGTGTGGACTACAGGCGCTTAAATGAAGTAACCAAATCGGATACTTACCCACTCCCACGCATTGATGATCTTCTCCAGAGTACGAAGAAGAATTGTTACATGACCACAATAGACCTTCGTTCTTCATATTGGCAAGTTATGGTCCGAGAAGCAGACAGAGACAAAACAGCTTTTGTCTGTCCCCTAGGCACTtaccgttttaaaagaatgccgttcggcttgaagaatgcgccggcgactttccaaaggcttattgatcgtctacgctcctgtgctgctttgaaggatgttacagtacttgcttatctagacgatttgttaattatttcagaaggaTTCCAGCAACACCTACAAGATCTGGAAGCTGTTTTTAGTCGTTTGTCTGAATTTAAACTTCACGTAAACAGAGAGAAGTGCACTTTTGCCAAAGAAAGGGTCCGTTATCTGGGCCACGTCATCACTCCAGACGGTGTGTCTCCTGACCCTGAGAAGGTCAGTGCTGTCCTTAATATGCTGGAACCATCTaacctaaaacatttaaaaacttttctccAAACATGCTCTTGGTTCAGGAAGTTTATTCCAAACTTTTCAAATATAGCAGAACCGCTTACTCGACTGACCAAGAAGAATTACACATGGAGCTGGGGACCTGAACAAACACAGGCATTCAAAGAATTGAAGCGTCTGCTGACCACGGCGCCCGTACTTGTTCAAGCGAATTTTAAACAACCCTTAGTACTGCGTACCGACGCGAGCAACTATGCACTTGGCGCAGTTTTAGCTCAAGGGGAAGGCAAGGACGAAAGGCCTATCGAGTATGCTAGCCGCCTACTCACCGCAGCGGAGCGCAACTACTCTACTACAGAACGAGAAGCGCTTGCTGTAGTCTGGGCCGTGGAGCGTTTCAGGCCATACCTCGACGGCCAACCAATTATTATAGGCAGTGACCACCAACCCTTGCGTTGGTTGCTTTCTTTAAAGTCTCCTGCTGGTAGGTTGGTCCGTTGGGCGCTTAAACTCCAAGAATTTGACATCAGATTCGAGTACACCCCAGGAAAAGCTAACGTTGTCGCTGACACGTTAAGTAGACCGATCTGTTCcaacgaaacacaaaataactgcggcatctgttctgtcatttgcgacctgcccaccaagtcacctacccagttacgtcaagaccagttgactgatccggaaatacagaagatcgtcacagaactggaaggagtggatgaacttgctgctaaaagatggtcagaaagaggatttctaatggaacaaggtgttttatatcgacttaatccggattctgatgccgaggctccacaattagtcattcctgcccatcaagtgaccgacattctcaaagagcttcacgatgcccctaccgctggacatgcaggaattgaccggacttaccaacaagtctcacgtctgttctacttcacaggaatgagaagaatcataaccgactatgtaaaggcatgtatccattgtcaacgctataaggctgctaataccaagcctccaggtctattgcagacgccggtgatgaaccagcgcaacgaggtcttggcagttgatcttttcggcccgttaccacctggaaaacagggggagcgttggatcttgctaatagaagatactgctacgaggtggacagaacttttcccattgaaggaagctactgctgaggcgtgtgcacatgtcctcatagaggagtattttatgaggttcggtcttccacgccgactagtttctgataatggcgtacaatttatttcggcagtcatgcgtcaatgcatgtccatcctggggataaagcaaaaccttatccCTCTCTATCACCCAGAAGCAAACCCCGCCGAACGTAAAAACAGAGATCTTAAGACTTTATTAGCACAACTCGTGGAATGTGACCACACTTCCTGGCCAAACATGTTACCAGTGATTCGATTCGCTCTTAATAACGCTAAATGTCGCACCACAGGTATGTCACCTGCTTACTTGTCATTTGGCAGAGAGATGAGGTCCCCCACAGAAGTTGCCCATGACCTTCGTGCTGTTCTAGACAAAGATAACTTTGTTCCCCAAATAACTCCCTATCTCAGGAAATTTGTTAACTCCTTTTCAGCGGTGCGCGAACGTGTAGAGACGCTTCAAGATAAAGCTAAAGGGTATGCTGATCGTTCGAGACGGCccattgaaacattcaacgaaGGTGACATGGTTCTCATCAAATCACATGTCTTCAGTAAGAGCGCTAATGGCCTTACTTCTAAGTTTGTTCCAAAACGCGATGGTCCGTATCGCATCGTTAAAAAGGTCAGCCCTACTACTTACCACGTCGCGCATGTTGACAAACCTGATGAAGTTTTAGGGAAATAtcatgtgaacgatctcactctataccgtgagaatcagagtgatgctcttccgcggccggtgatgcctaaaaagaaacgtggtcgtcccccaaataatgttaaaacagattctcgagttccagggcatatgacgacacggcatgctgaaccatgtgctgaagctccacgtctttctcccgcagctggtggtatggttggtcttgcgcctgtccctcagcccagtagtaatgagatgctagtccaggagcgagggcgtcctccaggactagagggggagtatgtagcaaaccgaccggtacgtcactctcgcggccgtatgcccgctcgctatacatag